The DNA sequence AATTATTGCATAGTACATTTATGGAAagtttttctaaaaaaattacgaaaattagatttatttttagaacacATTCCCATTTTCCAACTTTTCTAGGACTTACCTACCTTCCAACTGTTCATCCTTCGCTTGTAACCTTTACTTGAATAAAAAGTTAGGAgactgcttactaaaaatattttttatttaaaagagttAATACTAAGAAGGAATTACGTTAATGTTTGACTTTTAATTATTGCTAAACGCACAAGCATAAATATTGCTCTCCATTTGAGTCATGGTCGAATGCAACGACGTCAAGTCAAATGTGAATGTCTGATTGGTCTGATTGTacaaaaacacacacatacacacacaaacGCATGTACGTCAAAGATTGATCACAATTCCCGGACAATAGTATCTCAATTTAGTTCCTATAGCAAATATCCCTTCCCTTACACAATAGACTGGACGACATTGTTCAAACGCTCTAAATGAGTCACTTATATATGagttactttataaatttcacGAATCACAACGCATACCTACACTATATAAAATAGCACTGAATTCCAATGTAATTTTCCTTTAACTTTTTCAGAAATATAGGATTGTAGGTGAAAGTTCTTTATTCTATCGGACTTTAAAAGATCGAGTTTTCTTCTCTAAATTCGCACTAAACTTCGGTTCACTTAGGTTTTCATTACATTCGCGTGACACTGAACAAAATATAGGTTGAAACTAGCAATCACTTTACGGACTCGATTCTTACATGCGGTACTTCCCCGCGAGCACCTGCTGCCTACATATCATTTCATTGCAATAACgggaaaatacataatataagtatgttcATGGCGTGTGCGTAAAATCCTAATTGCATACAATCGTAGGCGGTTTTTTTGTACGTGAAATTGATATTCATCTCATAACTGTACGTAGTGGGTATTCAGATTTCAATGATTCACTTTATTTTAGCAATGCTCTATGACTctagtagaaaaaaaatgaggGTTTTTTCGATATCACAATGGATTTTTGTCGTCCatgtaatgtttaattttaattcaatgatGGATATTTTTCGTATAAagtattttctattctttaattaCGATCGTCGTTGCAATAATTTTCCTTAAACTGCACGACAGCAACGACTTGACACGCTAATTATTGTAGTGGGTAATATTATTACGTTTGTGTATTACTCATACGACATTGCATATCAATTAACTGAAACATGCACATAATAAGGAATAATCTAGAAAATTTAGAACCTATaaacacagataataataatactataatgaGTAAAAAATACTATGTAGGTACTCATTTACGAGTATTGACAGGACTGTGCGGTTTCATTAGTCGattagattaaataattactttagCATAATGCGTTTGAatagtatttgaataaatacaacATACCAGTTGTTAAATTAACAGTTTAGatagttattttaagtatataggtaggtaatataataaatatgatatagATGATAGAGCTTCTGGGATTAGGAACGTGTAAAGTTAAtcacaaaaacataatatactatgTTTAAGTCCATACAATTTAGGATCtacacataattttaattaggtagTATATGCGTATATATCTACGTCTATCTtatatagtatatttattgttttttcgtTTCTTCTAAACCCATAATATAGGAACAAGGTATCCAGGGTAACTTTCATCTTGGTTCATCACAAGTGCAGAGAAGgtagtatttattatagtaatcTGTGAGTTTTCGGCGTCGTTGtagtttcaaatataataggtatctaTTTCTCCTCTACGTTTATAGGGGACAAGCttcccgcccgcggcttcgcccgcgttttgaaagaaaaacccgcatagttcccgttccaacacacatacacatcctcacaaaccttcgcatttataatattagtaggatgatATAGGATTTCTTTAAATTATCAgggcaaataaaaaatgtgtttgcttttatttctttatttgtgactagtttacaaaaataacatacaattaaataaatacattaagcTTACATACTGATTTGATGTTAATTTTGTGTTCAGGGATTAACCGTGACCCATAAATCAAATCAAGTTAGTTACagctattataaataattacataaaacgATGGTTTCACATACACGATTGTTTATGTGGCTAATGAAGATTATTCTGATTGTTTGAGATTTTATCTGTGTTATGAGATCATGTCTTTAAAAACATCACGTGGTTTGCTTGTACAGTCGTGAATTTAGGTGTAGTAAGAATAGGAAATATGTATACCTAATAGGTGTTTCTATATACTTCAAAGGcccaaatatttttcactaaTTACCATAgctttttagtaggtataagtagtatataaaaatgtaactataaatgctttaaaaaaatcttacacAAAGTTCGTACAGGTTATAAAATCGATTCTCTACCAAATTTTAGCCAAAGTGGTGAATTTAAATACAGTATTAAAATACACCTAATTAAAAAGGATTTCACTATATAAtgttcataattaattatatcaagCATTTATGTGAAGAATATAggaatataggtaggtaatcttTGCTTATACAtggtaatttatttcatactgcCGTAAACTTTAGTTCTTAAAACTAAGCCAAAAATAATCTTGTACAAAGTATCAGTATAATATGAagcgattttttaaataatgcggaagttaagtacatattatacatttcaCGAGGAATGTGACCTTTTTAATcctattttatctatattacataaaaacaaacaagatGCCACacttataacaattaattcaATGAATATGTATTACCATGGaccaatatacatattattggTCCATGGTATTACATAGCTGACCATAAAGACGGCTCAtatctctatttttataaataacacacTTAATTAAGATAAGTTTGAGTCAGTTTCCTGGATTTATCAATGTTGACACAGAAAACGTAAAACAAGAAACAAgtcaataactgcgttaaaataaaaacaaccgacttcaaacttgcacagacaaaaatgctcataaaataaaaactactaggcctatccgaataaaatttttatgggaccaattcgacaccattccgcatcgaacaaaaaaagaatcacgtaaatcggttcagaaacctcggagtaatcggtgtacatacataaaaaaaaacataccggccgaattgataacctcctccttttttttgaagacgGTTAACAAATTGGAACCCTTTTCACAATTCACAATGGcatgggcagcgttgggcgAGTAAAGGCAATCACGTAGTGTAAACGTAAACGCCTGTGACCGTCGTCATGCGGCATGACGGAAACATCGTcaatcatttgttgggccaacgctgtcTATTATGAAGAGAGCCCAAAACACTCGACGTGTTGTCAAAAATCAAGCCAGAAGCAGATTGGAGATACTTAATCAAAACATATCAGCGGGTCTGTAATTACAAGTGCAGCATACTGGAAGTTGGACTTGGATTGTTTTAGTGTCCTTTTCACCATTCTCTACCAACACTTCCCATTTGTTGTACTTCTGTTTGCAGAACGTTACGTACGCGCTGTTTTCTGAAAATACGTTGAAGCACGGAGCATCGGGTTTCCTGTAAGAAATAATCAGATTAGTAAGTATGGTTCATCCGATTTGCAAAAATACAATTCTCGTAGCAACTAAATCGATTTGGGTGTAAGAGTAagctaaacatattttatatctagTGCTCTACAAATCATtcgtaatgtttatttaatactttattgtgtatataaggtacctacataaaggCTATTTAAGTTATCgatattttcatgtaataaaaattcgttgtatgcttaaaattttaagttgTAAACCgtaattactatttttatggGGCAAGGCTGTGGTTTTCagtgataattttttgaattattttgtaacaattttCTTCCATCGTTTCATGAAAAATGTTTGTTGTACTTACGTGCATCTTTCTAATCGCACACGCTGTACATAGTCTACGCCTGGTGCTTGCACTACTGTTTGCCACGGATCCTCTCGCTTTTCACGCACCTTGTATAGTGGCTCaaactgaaaatattaattttatataagggcttgtaacaaatacaatttatttcaaatctaCACACTACGCTTTgtctataatttaattttgtagggAGTTCAGTACCTTAGTGTTTTATGACAATATGTTTCctcgtattattttataaccataatataaattacaacatAATCTTATGTAAGATAGTAGTTATCTTGTATTTCTGCAGGTAAATTGTCATTTATGAGGAAAGTACTTATTTCCAATTAATCAACTTCAAGTAAGTTTATAACTACCTATGTTAAAGAATAATCAATTGATATGGATAATTTGCGAATATCCGCGCGTTCAGtgaattattgaaatgaaacttctttaggcacgttgagagtaaaatttcaaggtcgcgtcatgtcAATACGGTCACGTCATGGTACGAAGATTTTCGTAtcttgaatcttgccaaagaagtttcatttctgacacgtgtgctcggcacacacgctcttttctATTTCATATCTAAACAGGTGTGGTTGATTGTTGTTATTTCATAAgttgtatgtataatttattggcTCAGTGTATGAGAACCTGTTCGCGGCCTTGTTATTATTTCCGCGTTGTGCACTGAAGATTGTCTACGAAATACAACTAATTTGCGTAAAATTCTATAAGTGTTTGCGAAAATCCCAAAGTACGGGATTTCATTGTACAATACCTGTTTTGTAAACGTTATTTACCCTAGAACAAGTACTTTATGGTAAACGGTCGTAaagtttaattatgtttagaTGTGGACAATGGGCATCTATAAAACTTGTTTTAGCGTATAAAATTACCAGTAGATACGTGCTGAACGAAAAgtctttaataatttatttatataggtatctaCTATTTGCGAGATAATTGGCTATGTACAAACACGgaataatatacaaacatagccaataacttataattagttattataaaatcttgtTTCGGACTTTCGGAAGTTTTGCTCAGTATTGGGACAATCTTGGCTTGGTCgaatctattttattaacgTTCTTCTATGCAGTTTTGAGTGATCTTCACTTATACAcattatataaataggtagttactaattatatatataatttatatattttaaatagaatgTAGATTTGTGGAATGTAGGAATGTTTTATTACACTACGTGTAGTAAATTGTAGGACGTACGCGGTACGTGAGggcttattattataatgagaCGGTCGAATTGCGAACAACAAGCGATTCTACTcatctaaaatataatattataaagcagaagagtgtgtttgtaaaaaaatatttcggtgttatatagcccattGCCATTTGCCATATTAGCCTATAGCcgaggaagactataggctatatcTCGCTAacaccaacaggagcggatcactgcgggtaaaaccgcggagcacagctagtaataaataagctGGGAATTGAGGTTAGTCATTTAGtcttattcaatttttagttttaagctataggtattgcatagcttctatcgcgggccttgagcgcggggaccgaatccagaaatgcGTAACGAACCTcccgctccccactccgacgggcacggaggtggcatgctatgcaatagctttaccgcggtagtccccgagtgccacacgtctttttttttcttattagttTTCATGGAAATTCTGTTTCCCTATCTGTCgtgtgaatattatattataggtactttgttataatatttttctattttttattattattatacttacagtTACTTCGCTTTCACAGTCGTCTCCTTCAGTTGGGTCACCTTGTCGATTGTCAAAAGTGATTGTCACTAGTGAGGGTTGAGCTAAAGGTTTCTGAAAAGCACgagtaaaacataattttaataaagcgTTCAGGAAAGTACacactttttaaaaataacaataggaTGAT is a window from the Colias croceus chromosome 7, ilColCroc2.1 genome containing:
- the LOC123693385 gene encoding uncharacterized protein LOC123693385; this encodes MFLKASFLIVVYSFYCTYAAAAAAKIDTPIKYPGPTKYNNIADDVPEACWNLTYCTIKPKNYPEEKFNLMFKGYKPLAQPSLVTITFDNRQGDPTEGDDCESEVTFEPLYKVREKREDPWQTVVQAPGVDYVQRVRLERCTKPDAPCFNVFSENSAYVTFCKQKYNKWEVLVENGEKDTKTIQVQLPVCCTCNYRPADMF